CATGCCCAGGACGAACAGCCAGAAGCTCGAAGACAGCGCGGCGGCCACGCACACCAGCGCTCCCACCGCGCCCACCAGGTACCCGGACATCAGTGCGCGTCGACGGCCGTGCTGATGGGCGACGGCCGCCAGTACCGCCGCGGCGGCGGCGGACCCCAGCGTCGAGGCGGTCAGTTCCAGTCCGACCAGCTCCGGGGAACCGGCCAGATCCGCCGCCAACAGCGTGGCGACACCGAAGCCGGTCGCGACCCCGACGCCCGCCACCGTCTGGGTGAGTGCCAGAGTGCGCACCGTGCGCCGCTGCAGCCGGTCACGGCCCGTGCTCCCGGTGCCGAGCTCCGCCCCACCGGCCGGGTCGGTCCTGTCGTCCTGCGCGCACATGGGGGCTCCGGTGGTCGACGTATCGACGGGCACGGCTCCCGCGGGAGTTCTGCCCGGTCGGTGAGCGTGGGTACGCGGCGATGCTGGTGCCGGCGACGACGAGGTCGGACTCCCGCGCAGGGCGGATGCTCCTCTCGCGCGGGCCGATCTCCCCGGTCATCGGCTCGGCCATGACGCGGCCGGGCCCCGCGCACCGACGGCACCGGACATTCCACGGGAACGAGAGCGCTGGTCCCGCTCCGAACTCCCGAACTCCCTTGCGCGGCAGGCCAATTGGTCTGGTCCGAAAACGTAGCACGTCCACCGGGGCTCAGGACTGTCCGGCAACTCCCGGCGGGTGCGCGACGACAGCCGCGGCACTTCGCCGCGTTGTCGGAACATCCCGCTCCATGCGGTGTGCGCACGCCCCTCCGCCTCGCGATGCACCGCGACCGACGCCGCGCGCCGATCCACCAGGAGGGCGTCCGGTGGTCTCGGCCAGGGTGCGGGTCGGCGCCCGGACGTCCTCGCCCGCCCCGGAGTCACCCGGCAGGCCGCAGCGGACGCGAGGATCCTGTTGGGATCATGGTCGCGTGAGCGACACGCGAAGGGCTGAGGGAGCATGACAGAGAAGATCCACCGTGCGAGGGGCGAAGAGCCCGCTCGCGGCACCGGCCCGGTCCGTGCTCCGGTCGTCCGGAGCGACGAGCCCGGCTCGTTCGCCCGGGGTGTGCTGGCCGGGCGCCACCCCGCCCTCGTCCGGCAGGTAGGGGACGCCTTCCCGTACGGCCGCCGCCAGCACGAGGCCCTCGACACGCTGCTGGCCGAGATCGCCGACGACGTCGTCGGGCCGCTCACCCCCGCCGACGACGACCACGAGCAGTGGGCTGCCTGGGGACAGGAGTACATCGGGGGCTCCTGGTACGAGGCCCCGTTCCTGTGGGCGGAGAACTACTTCTACCGCAGGCTCCTCGGCGCCGTCGGGTACTTCGGTACGGGCCCGTGGCGTGGAGTCGATCCCTTCGCGCCGTTCAAGCGGGCCGAGCTGCGGGGCGAGGCGGTGGAAGGGGAGCTGCGGGCGCTGGACGCGCTCGCCGGCGCTCCGGCCGGCCGGCGGGGCGCGGCGCTCCTGCACGCCTCGCTCTGGGGCAACCGCGCGGACCTCGGCTTCCGGATCTCGGCGGGAGGGCCGGCGAAGAGCGGCGTCGCCGTCCCGGCACTGGTCGCCGACGACAGCGCCACGCTCTGGCAGCTCCTGCCCGCCGGGAGCCCGGCCACGGTCGCGGTGGTGGCCGACAACGCCGGACGTGAGCTGATTCCCGATCTCGTCCTCGTCGACCACCTCCTCGGACACGGGCATGCCGAGCGGGTCGTGCTGTACGTCAAGCCGTCCCCGTACTTCGTCTCCGACGCGATGACCGCCGACGTGGTCGACTGCCTCCGCCGCCTCGTCGAGGCACCCGGCGAGGCGGGCCGGACCGGGGAGCGGCTCTGGACGGCGATGGCCGCCGGAGCGGTGGAGGTCCGCACCCACCCGTTCTTCTGCGCGCCCCTCCCGTACGAGGAGATGCCCGACGACCTGCGGAAGGAGTTCGAGGGGGCCGCCCTCACCATCTTGAAGGGGGACCTCAACTACCGTCGCCTGGTGGGCGACCGGCGGTGGGGCGCGACCGACTCGTTCGCCGGGCTCACCGCCCACTTCCCGGGGGCCGTCGCGGCGCTCCGGACCCTGAAGTCCGACGTCGTCGTCGGTCTGGAGCCGGGAGTGCTCGACACACTCGAACGGTCCGGGGCCGCGTGGCGGACGAGCGGCACGCACGCGCTGATCCAGGCGCGGAGGTAGGCCCGTACGCGCCTGACGGCACGGGCCGGCGGGCGGACCGGCCGCTGTCCGCACGGGCTCGGCGCTCGCCCGTCGTACCCCCGAGGGTGTCCGGCGCACGATCGGCCGGACACCCCCACCGGAACCGTGGGGCCCGGTCAGTCGAACTCTTCGATGTACTCCTCCGGCGGACCGAGTTCGGGACGCTCCCGGAAGTCGACTTCCTCGCCGAGCTTCTCCAGTTCGAGAACCGTGATGGTGTTGGAGCCGGACCGCAGCAGCGGCGCCGGGCAGTAGAGGGTGACCTGGGGCCCGGTCTCCCGGTAGCGGCCGAGCAGGAACCCGTTGACCCAGACGAAGCCGCGGCGTGACCCCGGCAGTGCCAGGAAGGTGCCCGCCGGAGTGTCGACGTGGAGCTCGGCGACGGCGAATCCGGTGGCCTCGGCGGCGAGCGAACCCGACGGCCCCGCGGCGTGCACCCCGGGCGGCTCCGTGTCCGCGGCGAGCGCCTGGGACAGTTCCGCGTCGGACCACTCCTGGAGCGCGACCGGTGAGCTCTCCCAGCCCTGCACCGTGCGCCGGTCGACCAGGACGGGGCCGAGCAGGCCCTTGTGTCCGCCGACGGTCGGTCCGTAGTTGATCCGGCCGAGGTTCTCGACCAGGATCTCCAGTGTCACCACCTCGCCCGTTCCCTCCAGCGGAAGTTCCCGGGAGTCGGCGTCGGCGATGCCGAGGAAGGTGCCGTCGGCGAAGACGAGGGCCCGGTCGCGTACGTCGCTCAGGGTCAGCTGGTGCGTGCCCGCCGGGATGCGCGGGTGCGCGGTGTACAGGACCATGCCCGCGTCCAGGCCGAGCTGTTCGAACGTGGCGGGGCGCGGAGCGGTGCGGGTGTTCGCGGGCGGCACGGCGCGCAGCCCGGCGAGGAGGCCGGCATGGCGTGCGAGCGGTACGCGGGCGGGCGGCAGCACCGGCATCCGCTCGGGCGACCGGAGGGGGCCCTCGGCGCCGAACACCTCGCGCATGGCGAAGAACTTGGGCGTGAGCGAGCCGTCCTCGGCGATCGGCGCGTCGGAGTCGTAGCTGGTCACCACGGGTTCCAGCCGGCCGTCCGTCTCGTTGGCACCCGCCCACAGGCCGAAGTTGGTGCCGCCGTGCGCCATGTAGATGCTCACGCCGCCACCGTCCGCGACGATGCCGCGCAGGGTGTGCACGGCGCTCTCCACTCCGCGTACGTGGTGCTTCTTGCCCCAGTGGTCGAACCAGCCGCTCCAGAACTCGGCCACCAGGAAGGGCTCTTCGGGGCGCCTGCCGGCGAGGAGTCTCCGGGCGGCCTCGGGCTTGGAACCCAGAGTGGCGGCCATCAGCGTGCCCGGCAGGGAGCCGCCGTCCAGCATCAGTTCGGTGGGGCCGTCCGCCGTGAACAGCAGCTCCTCGATACCCCGTTCGGTCAGGGCGTCGCGGCTCCAGCGCATGTAGGCGTGGTCGTCGCCGTAGCTGCCGAACTCGTTC
The DNA window shown above is from Streptomyces sp. NBC_00247 and carries:
- a CDS encoding damage-control phosphatase ARMT1 family protein, with the translated sequence MTEKIHRARGEEPARGTGPVRAPVVRSDEPGSFARGVLAGRHPALVRQVGDAFPYGRRQHEALDTLLAEIADDVVGPLTPADDDHEQWAAWGQEYIGGSWYEAPFLWAENYFYRRLLGAVGYFGTGPWRGVDPFAPFKRAELRGEAVEGELRALDALAGAPAGRRGAALLHASLWGNRADLGFRISAGGPAKSGVAVPALVADDSATLWQLLPAGSPATVAVVADNAGRELIPDLVLVDHLLGHGHAERVVLYVKPSPYFVSDAMTADVVDCLRRLVEAPGEAGRTGERLWTAMAAGAVEVRTHPFFCAPLPYEEMPDDLRKEFEGAALTILKGDLNYRRLVGDRRWGATDSFAGLTAHFPGAVAALRTLKSDVVVGLEPGVLDTLERSGAAWRTSGTHALIQARR
- a CDS encoding glycoside hydrolase family 35 protein, whose product is MYRNGLPHRILSGALHYFRVHPDLWRDRIRRIADLGLNTVDTYVAWNFHQPREDRPADFDGWRDLERFIRMVGEEGLDVIVRPGPYICAEWSNGGLPAWITGRDLAPRSSDPAFTSALGTWFDELIPRIAALQTTRGGPVVAVQVENEFGSYGDDHAYMRWSRDALTERGIEELLFTADGPTELMLDGGSLPGTLMAATLGSKPEAARRLLAGRRPEEPFLVAEFWSGWFDHWGKKHHVRGVESAVHTLRGIVADGGGVSIYMAHGGTNFGLWAGANETDGRLEPVVTSYDSDAPIAEDGSLTPKFFAMREVFGAEGPLRSPERMPVLPPARVPLARHAGLLAGLRAVPPANTRTAPRPATFEQLGLDAGMVLYTAHPRIPAGTHQLTLSDVRDRALVFADGTFLGIADADSRELPLEGTGEVVTLEILVENLGRINYGPTVGGHKGLLGPVLVDRRTVQGWESSPVALQEWSDAELSQALAADTEPPGVHAAGPSGSLAAEATGFAVAELHVDTPAGTFLALPGSRRGFVWVNGFLLGRYRETGPQVTLYCPAPLLRSGSNTITVLELEKLGEEVDFRERPELGPPEEYIEEFD